The Verrucomicrobium spinosum DSM 4136 = JCM 18804 DNA segment GTGAAAAACCTCGCCACCATCCAAAACCACCTCCTCCCCGGCAAGTCTCTTGAGGACGAGTTCGTGCGGGCAACCACCCAGGCCATCACCGCAAAGGTGCGGGAGCTTTCTCCCGAGGCGCTCTATCTTGGATTCGACCGCCCCATCCAGGGCAGCACCACCGCCACGTCCAGCAGCTTCGTTCCAGAATCTCGCCCCAGCCCGGAACAGCAGATCTCCATGGAGATTGAGAAGCGTCTCGTTCAGATGTTCGGCGCCTCCGACCTCCAGATCAGCCTCCGGCCGGAGGAATCCGTCGTCACCCAGCTGGACCGCACCTTGCGACCGCCCCGTGACCGCTGCTGCACCATCAAGGTGCAGACCGTGGGCACCGGAACGGAGGAAATCACCTTCCACATCTACTACCGCGTCATGGCCATCGCACCGGGCGGCTGGCCCCTCTTTCAAGGGCTCTGCCGCAATGTGCAGAACAACGACATCGATGCCACCGCCCGGGAGATCGGAGTGGCCATGGATGACAAGATCGGCGCCGAGTGCCGCATCCGCTTCCGCGGCCTTCCCTCCCACCTCGCCCTCGGCACCGCCCCTGAGATGCAGGCCATCCTCCTGCAATACGGTCCCCACAACGCCCTCCAGGAAATCAGCACCCAGTTCGGCCTCACCGTCCAGGTCACCCGCATTGATCGCGACCCCGTCGAATCTGAAACCATCCTCGGCGAGTTCGGGAAGGAGAAGATCCAGGCCCTCCTCACAGACTACCGCAACTGCACCGAGGAAATTACCCGCCTCATACAACAACACGGTGGCGACCATCCGCTCATCGACGACATGCGCGCCCGGCAGAGCCAGCTCGACCTGCAGATCACCCAGCAGCTCAATCCCCACCAGGACTATCACAAGGACGCCCCCCTCAGCCTCCACCACCAGTCCTGGCACCAGCGGCTGGGCATTCCGCCCCCCGCTCCACAGCTCCCACCCAGCGCCCCACCGCCTCTGCCACCTGTGCCTCCCCACGCTCCGCAAGCCGCCCCCCCACCGGGGCCCTCATCACCCTGACATCCGACCGGTTCCGCGGGTCGTTTCCCACAACCTTCTTTTCCCCACACCCCAACATGCCCTACTCCAACCTTCCCATCGGCGTCGCCAACCCCGGCCTCGTCGTCATCCTTGTGGACCAGTCTAGTTCCATGAGCGAGACATATGCACCTCCGCACAATCGTGCTGAGTTCGCCGCCATCGCCGTCAACCGCTGCATCTATGAAATCCTCGCCAAGTGCCGGGACGGCCAGAACGTGCGCGACCGGTGCCACATTGCCGTGCTGGGCTATGGTCTTCAGGCCCGCAATCTCATCGTCGTCGGCCGCCCCTCAGATCTCGAGGCCAGAATCCTCCGGTTCGAGGATCTAAAACAGCGTGTTCCAGACGGGGCCGGTGGCCTGGTGGACATTGATTTCAAGCTCCCTGTCTGGATTGATGCCACCGCATCCGGCTCCACCCCCATGGCCGAGGCCTTCAACTTCGCCTCAGAAATGATCCAGGCCTGGACCCGGGACAACCCCGGCAACTTCCCGCCCGTCTGCATCAACATCACCGATGGAGAACCCAATGACGAGACCGCAGCAGAGAATGCCGCCCGCGCCCTCATGCAGACCGGCACCACAGACGGCACCACCCTCCTCTTCAATGCGCATATCGGCAATCCCGCCGATGGCGAGGTAAAGATGCCCGCCTCCGAGGGCCACCTCAGCAATCAGTACGCCCGGTTCCTTTACCGCATCTCCAGTGGCGTGCCCCAGCCCCTGGAGGCGGCAGCTCGCAATGTCGGTTTCAACGTCCAGTCCGGGTCCCGGGGCATGCTCATGAACGCCGGCCCTGAAGCCCTCACCGCGCTCATCCAGTTTGGCTCCCAGCACGCCCGGTAAGGCACCAACTCATCACACTATCCCGGCCGCCGCCCGTAGAACCATGCCACCTTCCTCGAACCCGATCCACGTTCGAAGCTATGCCTGCAGCAAATCGGGACAGCGTCCTGAGGAGAGTCAGGATGGCATCTCTCCGCTTCCCGGCTCACCCCCGGTCTGCACGCGCGAAGATGACGGGACAACCCTTACATTCCTGGCCGTCGCCGACGGGGCCACCGAGTCCTATTTGCCCCAAATTTGGGCAATGATCCTGGCCCAGAAATTTCCCGAACTGAAACGCGACGGCTGCCACCATTCCGGGTGGACCGAATGGATCTCAGATTGCCGCAAAGAATGGCTGGAGAGAGCCAACCTCCGGCGCAACAACCTCCCCAAACAGAACCTGTCCTTCGCAGACATTGTAAACTTGAACTCGACGGAAGCCCGCCTGCCCGCAGCAGCAACCTTCGCAGGGCTTCGACTCCGGCAAAGCCCTCAGGGCGAAACTGCCTGGGATGCACTGGTGCTTGGGGATTCATGCTTGTTCCACCTCCGGCACGACAGGAGAACTCTGACCGCCCCCTACTCCCGGAGCGAAGAGTTCACCTACACTCCAAACGCCACCCTCAGCTACCCCAGCGACAGTTCCAAAGACGCCAGTCCCGTCAAGATGGGGGACGGTCAAGGTCACTACAACTCCGCCATGCCCGGTGACGTGTTTGTACTTGCCACTGACGCCATGGCCAAATGGATCATCACATCTCTTGAAAAAAACACCCCCGTTTGGGGCACACTGCTTCGCCAAGATCTGGATTTCAACTCACTCGTGGAACAAGCCAGAAAGGATGCCGTCCTCAGCATGGAGAACGACGATGTCTCCCTGGTGATCGCAATGGTCGGCCTCCCCCACCCGTGGTGCCTTGAGGGTACCTTCACCCCCCAGCCCAAAGCTTCCAGGCCAGTGCTCCCGGCACCGGTGGCAGAGCCTGTAAATTCCTTCCCGCCCGCCTCTGCTGACTCCCGATCTCCCATCTCACCCCCGCTCCCCCCGCACACAGGTTCTGTAATCGTACCGCGCAACCCGCCCGCGCCAGCGCCCGCTCTCTCAAGGAATCCCCCCGACGGTCCATCCCCACCCCCAACGCCTGCGCCCCCCTCCTCCCCGCCCCTCGGCGCAACAAGAGGCACAAACCTCACCCAAGCTTCCACCCCCGCACAACGCCCGTGGTACGGTTCCACCACCACCCTTGTCCTGATCGTCGGCTCAGTGTGCAGCATTGTTTGCTTTGTTATTTCCGCGATGATCACCAGTTACTTTGGCAAGGAAAGGGAGACAAATCTGCAAGCGGAGCTTGATGCAGCCCAACGCGAGACCGTCAAACTACAGTCGGACCTGAAACATCTGGTCCAACAACACGACGCAGAAATCGCCAGCCTCATCAAAAAACAGGGCATGCCATCGGCCCCCCCGGAATCCGATGCCGGGGCCGGACACGAACCCCGGAAATCCGGCGGCGAGGCCCCCGTCATGGACAAAGGACATTTCATTCGTGAGACAAACACCCTGCCGGCCCACTCCCTCCATCCCACAATCGGAGTCGACTCCCCCGTCATGCCGGGACTCGGCGCGAGTATCAACAACCTCATCCCAGCCGGACCGATCCCGGACATCACCCGGACCACGAGCCCCCAGCCCCAGCCTGCACCAGATGGATCCACCAAACAGGATGACCTAGCACCGTCGGATGCTAAAAGCGAGTAGCGGAGGCAACCAGAACGATCACAGCCCCATTGCCATGTCCCACTCCGGACTCCCCACGATCTTCCCCGCCATAGTGGACTATGACATGGCCGTCGGGAACCTGGATAAATTTGCCTCCAGCAAGTTGCTCAAGAGCGGCATCCCGGAGAAAAAGAAATCTTCTCACGGTGGCAGCAGCGACATCGTGTGTTATGCCGGAGGAGTCGCCGTTGCCTACCCCATCAAATGCGGAAGCTACAAGTACGCGCTCAAACTGTGGACCGCCCACCCGGGCGATGGCGCGTCCCATTACGACCTGCTCATTGCGCACCTCAATCAATGGGCCCCCGCCTCTGGGTCAGTGGTCGTCCCTCTGTTCGAATCCAAAGGACTCCTGGTGCGCGGCCAATGGTATCCCACCCTCCTGCTGGAGTGGATGGAGGGAGATTCAGCCCAGAAGTTCATCGAAAAACACCTGAGCGATCCACCCACCATCCTCGCCGCTGCTGAGGCATTCCTGGGAGTCTCCCATGAGCTCAAAACCGCCCAGATCGCCCATGGCGACCTCCAAGGGGAGAACATCAAGTTTGTCATGCAGTTCGCCCGCCCCCGGGTCCGCCTCATCGACTATGACACCATGCTCGTTCCTGGACAGGAGGGCAGGCCCATCCCCAACGACGGCATCCCGCACTACCAGCACCCCAGGCGCCGGGGCGCACTGGGAGCCGGGCAGTATGAATGCGACGATCACTTCGCCTCCCTGGTCATTTACCTCTCACTGCTCGCGGTGGCAGAGGACCCCAGCCTCTGGTCTCAGTTCCCACCACAAGGCCGGGACAAGGAACTGCTCTTCA contains these protein-coding regions:
- a CDS encoding vWA domain-containing protein; the protein is MPYSNLPIGVANPGLVVILVDQSSSMSETYAPPHNRAEFAAIAVNRCIYEILAKCRDGQNVRDRCHIAVLGYGLQARNLIVVGRPSDLEARILRFEDLKQRVPDGAGGLVDIDFKLPVWIDATASGSTPMAEAFNFASEMIQAWTRDNPGNFPPVCINITDGEPNDETAAENAARALMQTGTTDGTTLLFNAHIGNPADGEVKMPASEGHLSNQYARFLYRISSGVPQPLEAAARNVGFNVQSGSRGMLMNAGPEALTALIQFGSQHAR